The Leopardus geoffroyi isolate Oge1 chromosome C3, O.geoffroyi_Oge1_pat1.0, whole genome shotgun sequence genomic interval GGGGCCGGGCTGAAACCTTCTTCGCCCGGTTCCTTCGGTGCCTTTCTCCTCTACCTCCTGTAGCACAGCTGCCCTCATCCCATCAGACCTGGGTCACACCTACCCTCTGACCTCTCCCGGCCTCCCCCCTTCCCAGCATTGTAGCTTTCCCTTCTAATGGTGGAGTTCTATTGTCAAAGTTTGTCCCTTTATTTTCCATATATCCTGGTTCTGCCTCAGCTACCATATTTGCAGATGATTCTGTGTTGCCCGCGCCAGCAGGAGGAGCAGGTAATGAAACTGAATGATGATGTGCTTGAACCCACTCCTTCCCGGCCCCCACTTCACCTCCACAGCCTCAGGGAACTCGAAGACAAAAAGCTGCACCGTCACAGAtcaggacacacagacacagacaccttGCTGAGCTCTCTGGCCTCCTGTTCCTctcttgcctcccctccccagtgccctctttttctttctgcccttccgcGACTCTGGAAACACTTGGTTACTGGAACGGAACGGATTCTTGGGGCAGCGTCTGGAGCCTGGGGCCTCAGACTGTCTCTCCTGCCTCTTGGCTGAAATGGGCTCTCCGCTgtgcaagggggggaggggggggggcatgggcTGGTACAGGCGACCTCTCCTGCGTCCCAgggagctggggagctggggagctgggaTAAGTGAGGGCTGCCTTGCTGTCAGAGACAGCCTTCCCCGTTGAGGTATTCATGGGATCAACGAAAACGAAATCATCTTGTGGTCACTCATCTCCAAGAGGCCATAACTCTCTAGAGAGAGTAGCCTTTTCTCAGAGcagtgggggtaggggagaaggTGGGGTGGAAAGTGGGTAGAACTCATTCACAGTCTTGTCTCTAAAAGGTCCTGCCGTCTTGTCATCGTTCCCCTGTTTAAAGGCTGGAAATGCTTTCTTCCCTGTCCGAGGCACCCTAGCAGCTCTAGAAATTAAACGTTCTGTGGTTTGGAAGTAAACTTCAGAGCAGTTTCTCTAAGCAAGGGGAGAGCAAGAGTTTCCAGATCTGCATGTGAAGATGTCACAGATCTGTCCCACTAACTAGacacctttctcctcctcctcatcgtCCCATTCCCTGCAGACGGGCAGCGGGCAACGTAGCCAGACCAGCTCCATCCCGCAGAAGCCCCAGACCAACAAGTCTGCCTACAACAGCTACAGCTGGGGGGCCAACTGAGGCCCTGAGCCTCTTCTCCTGGTCCCATCTTCTGAGAGGGCTTCTCAGCCTGGCAACTACGGAAACGGCATCAAAGAAaggaatgtggggggggggggttctgctgcccccccccacccccagcagcccaCCCCATGCCTCAGCTTCATGTCTGTCCattcccatcccaccccccactctgttgtatgtattataggatttgtattttctcctttccctcccccctttcctctcttcctccccccttgCATTCAAGATTATGAAACTTTGCTGTGggccctgccttccttctcctcctgttCACCCTGGTGGTGTAtggatgaggtggggaggggggacccCCAAATATATATCAGCCCAACAGCCCTAAGTCTCCTCCTTTATTATTAGGAaacaagacaacaacaaaaaatggcgTCATGAATATGAACAGCATTGTCAGATGAATTAgttgaagtgttttgttttgtttttttttttttttgtactgtgtCCTCAAATTTAATGGATTAATGTGTCttgtatatataaaaagaaaacctctacCTTCAGCCTCTGCCCATTCTTGCTCCGTCTAGGACTTCCTCAGTCTCGTCAGTGACCAGCTTGGTGAATGAGCGTCACACACCAGCCGGGCCTctagcgggctccaggctccccgaAGGCCATGGAATAAAAAGAGCTCTTTGCCCTTAAAAGTGCTGCTAGTATTTTGCTCTAAGGGaattccctgccctcctcccccaagaACTTCACAGCCTAGAAAGAACCACCCAAATTCGCATCTCCTCCGGAAACTGCTCATCTGCAGCAGATTTCGGGCTGTGGAGGGAGTGGGAGCAGATACTGGGTGGAAAGGGAGAGGATTAAGGAGGAGCTGGAAAAAACGGCTTTGAAGAACCCAAGTGTAATGCAGATGGGTCCGGGCAAGTGGGCTGCAGAGAAGGCAGGGTGACCTGCAGCTGTCAGATTGGGAACCTGGAGGTCAGCGCAGCAGTTCTCGGCAGTTCTCTGTACGGGAGGGGTCTGGAGACCAAGGCCGGGgcccggtggggggcgggggtgcagggAACGGCAGGCTGGAAAATTCAGAGACAGGAGAGGGGGTACTTACAGCTCCaaactcctcccccccccccccccccgcaagccTTCCCTGGGTTCCCCTCGCCCTCTCACCGAGCCTTTGCCCTGCTGATCGCAGAGCCTGCCCGGTGGGCTCAGGACTCCGCTTAACGACACCACTTTAGCGGGAGAGCGCTAGGTCCGTGCGTCCCCGACCGAGACCGACCGGGGAACTCAGACCAGAAGCGCGGGCGGCGGTTGCCCCCTGGCGGCGGCGGCCGGCCCCACGCAGCCTCACGCCGTCGAAGCGTCCAGGCCATCCGGTGGCGGCGCGGGGGGGGGCGGCGCATGAGGCGGGCGAGCTTCGGGAGACGCGATCTCGGgacgcccgcccgcccgcccgccgcccggaCCGAGTCGCGCTGTCCGCCACGCCCGCGCCGCGCTGACGGCCGTTTTGCGACAGTGTGCTCGTTCGCAGCCCTGCTTTCCGGCAAGTGGCCCGACGCCTCGCTCAGTTTCCGGTCGCGGGGCCCCGGCTGCAGCCGGGTGCGAATGGGCCTCGGTGGGGTCCGCGGGTTCGAGTCCCTACTCGGGGATGAGCCTCTTTGATCTCTTTCGGGGCTTTTTCGGCCTTTCTCCACCTCGGAGGTTAGAGTGGGTCGGGATCGGACGAGGGTGGGGTCTTCTGAGGGGAGCTTGAGCCCTAACGCCCAGTCCTTGGGAAACCACACTCCTCCGCCCTCCGTCACCCGCTGCGGGCCGGACTGAGGGCGCCGCGCTGGGCGACCGCCGGGGGCGGGGATAAAAACCGCGGTCTGGGGTGATGCAACAGGGGCCCGGGCGGGGGGACAGTGGGCAGTTGAGCAGGGCCCTGGGTCACTGCGGGGTCCGCCAGGTGAGGACTGGCGTTGATAGAAacgaaaacaaagcaaaaagccgACGGCCTCCCGTAGAAAACACATCCACACCCACGAAGCGAACAAAAACCCAGGGCCAGCCCTCCAACCCTCACCTCCGTTCTGCACACCCTATTCGCGTCCTGCTCTGCCGCCCACGAGCTGACTTTATGGCTTAAAGTACTAAAATGTTGCTGGTCGATCTGCCTTCACTCCCAGCCACAGAGACCCCTTTTTTGGAGGGATGACTCGAGATGAAGATGAGGAtgatgaagaagaggaagaagaaggcgCCACGTGGGGCCGTGGGAGCTCGAGGTTTGAGGGTCCGCAGCCCCCGGAGGAATTTGGCTTCGGCTTCAGCTTCAGCCCGGGAGGAGGGATGCGTTTCCATGAGAACTTCGGCTTTGATGACCTAATACAGGATTTTAACAACATCTTCAGCGAGATGGGGGCCTGGACCTTGCCTTCCCGCCCTCCTGGTGTGTGGCTGTCCCTGGTCAACCTGTGGTTCCTGCTGGGTTGGAGGGTGACATTAGCCTGCCAAGATTCgctgggggttgggtggggggtgtGTGACAAGATGGATGATATTGAGGTTTCAAAGAGCCCAAGTCCTGTCCCACCCCCAGCACCGATGTGCCACCTTCTGCAGAACTTCCTGGTCCTGGTCCTGGTCCTGAGTCAGAGATCCCTGGTGAGAGACGGCAGGAGGGACAGACTCTCCGGGACTCAATGCTTAAGTATCCAGATAGTCACCAGCCCAGGATCTTTGGGGGGGGCTTGGAAAGTGATGCAAGACGTGAATCCCCCAAACCAGCGCCGGACTGGGGCTCCCAGAGGCCATTTGGTCTGGTGAGTGCTTCTGGGCGGAGTGAGAGCCTGTGGGAGACAGCTAATGGAGGGCAAGGGCTGGCAGCCATGCGAGAATCTTAACGGGGTGGGATCCCAGGCTCTCCACTTAGtgtgtttatctgttttctaTACTAAGCTTCTTGTAGGATTttggcagcggggggggggggggggggtagggggggggttgagggagaggggatggggattctgctttttctctaaaaaaaaaaaaaaaaaaaaaatcactggtctGTTACAATTCTGGGAGAAGGCAGGATTGTCAGGAAGGATAGAAAGCGTCCATTCAGGAAAGCTTTCTTggtagaagaagagagaaaacaggtaggaaggaggaagagatgagTAAAACAAAAGCTGTCCtaggtgggattctctctcccagggAAAGGTAGTTTGGGAACCTTTGGGTTACGACCTCTCAAATTTCAGGCTGAAAGGTATCATTTCACCTCCTTTGCCTTCTTCTGCAGTTTGATGATTTGTGGCCTATGCCCCCCCATTCTAGAGCCAGAGAAGACAACGGTGAGTGTGGAGCTAGAGGACATTTAACctgccctctcttctcctctgaaGTTATTGTTGCCACACTTGACCCCTTCTTTcccttggactcttgattttgtgtttcctctctctgcccttctagaTCTTGATTCCCAGGTTTCCCAGGAGGGCCTCGGTCCAGTTCTGCAGCCCCAGCCCAAATCCTATTTCAAGAGCGTCTCTGTGACCAAGATCACTAAGCCAGATGGGGTGAGTTGGAAGAGAAGGGTAAAAGGAACTGTGGCCAGGGGATGCCATGGAGAGTGCGATCTAGGTAAAGAAACCAGTGGGCTCACCTTTATTGATGTTGGAGATCTGGTTGGGGCTTCTCCTTGTAGACAGTAGAGGAGCGCCGAACTGTGGTGGACAGTGAGGGCCGGACAGAGACCACAGTAACCCATCAAGAAGCAGACGGCGGCCCTAGAGATGGTGAGTGAAGAGTGTGAATCAAAAGGGTCTGTCTCTTAGTTCCTTGGGAAAGGGGAACCCTTACTTTTCTAGCCTTTAATATTATTCCTCTCCTTGTCCTCTGCTCATCCTCTTTCATTTAGTGTGTCCGTGTGTATCACTTTCTTCCTTCCAGAATCACCAGCACCTCCAGCCCTGGATGACACCTATTCCATCCTGGATTTGTTCCTAGGACGCTGGTTCCGGCCCCGGTAGCCTTGTTAAGCCTCAGCGGCCTTCAGATCCCTTCCACGCTTCGCTCACCATCCGTGTCTCCTCCTGCCACCTCGGCCTGGGGTGTGCGGAGCAGTGAATTGGGGGTATGTCAGTATGTGACTCACCCAAAGTGACCAATAAAACCTTTATTTATGCTAATTCTTTGGTCTTAGTTCTGTCCAGGCTGTTCCACTTTCTAGCACCATCCAGGGGTTCCCAGATTATCTCGGCCCACGGCCGCcttcttctttaacttttttctgcTTCCAAAACCTGATTTGATAAATAGGGTCAGGTCCCCGGTAGATTATTCTTGTGGAAGAGATAACTATAGAGACAACTCCAGGAAGAGTTCTCTCGGGGAATGCACAAATTCTcaaaagagggggcacctgggtggctcagtcggttgagcgtctgactttggctcgggtcaggatctcgcggttcgtgggctccagccctgcgtcagtttctgtgctgacagcttggagtctggagcctgcttagtattctgcgtctccctctctctctctctctctcggcccctcccctgctggcgctctctttctctctctcaaaaataaataaaaacatttaagaaattaaaaaaaaaaaactctcaaaagagGAAGCCTGTGTGGAAATGGGTGATGGCTGCTTCCCTAGGATGGGGCAGTTCATGAGAGAATTTGAGGGAATAAATACACTGGCAAATATTTCTTCCGTTACTggctatgttctttttttttttttaacgtatgtTGGAGAAAATAGAACTAGCACAAAcattactagattttttttctcattaaaaactcTTTTAGTACTGTGGCTGGGAGGGGCTGATTTTGTACGTTTACCTCTGTTTCCTCGAAACTTTACTAAAACGACACACGATAAAGGGATTTTTCTAAGGAGACATATCACAagaacaaagaagatatacactgatgaaattttgtctttttattatatgttttggTGAACAGAAGTTGACTTACCATAgcaaagtttatatttttctttatgtttagtGCTCTTTGTGTCATTTAGACACCTCCCCACCCAAGGTTGAAAGGACACTCTCCTTTACTTCTCCTTCACAGATTTTACTAggtttgctttttacatttaggtgttgtttgttttttaatgcttatttggaaagagagtgcatgggggaggggcagagggacagctaaagcaaggagcccaatgtggggctcaactccacggaactgtgaggtcatgacctgagccgaaaccaagagtcggatgtttaactgactgagccaccatgcaCCCCTGCGTTTTGGTTTTAAATCCACCTGTAATGTATCTTCCTATTTGCTATGAATCTATGAATCAGGGGAccacctttgtttttttctagttggAAAATACATATGCGGATGTATATacaaatactataaatatattttatacacagatCGTTGTGCCGGGTCTATCTTTTCTGTTAATCTATTTGTCTACCTCTGTGCCCATATCACATCTTAAAATTGTGTAGTTGTATTTGGTAGAACATATACTCCCACttttgtgtctcccctctctaACTTCTAACATGTAAGAATGCGATTGATTTTTCTAATCAGCTTTTCAGAGCATCACAGAAACACACAAGCTGGAGACTAGCGGACATCTGTGGATGGCTCACAGCTTGAAAGCTGGAGACGCATACAAACTAAAGAAGCAACTTGGGAGAAACAGTCTGCAGAGAGATGACAATTTAGCAAGGATACGTCTTTAATGTCTTTAGAAATATAAGATGATACGTCCGTACAGCCAGAACATACTCCTATGAAGAGGAATAAACTttggggagttaaaaaaaaatgtgatggcAGAAATGAAAATCTATAAAACAATTCTGATGATAAAGTTGAGAAACTCTCCAGGAAGGTAGACCAAGTAATAGATACatagaaaacaggcagcaatgcacacctgaaagtaatgttatatgttaactatacttcgatttgaaaagattattttcaaagaaaatagggaaaaaaataaaactggaatggTACAAACCATCAATGAAACAGACCAAGAAGATATCCCAGAAGTGAAGAATGTTTACTTCTAACCTGAAAGACCCACCATATGCTAAATACCAAGGATGAAAGTAAACCCACTATTTCAGGACGCTCGAGACAAAGGAAAAATCTAAATAAGGGAGGGTTCAGAGGAATCGAGATTCAAGATTCTCAGTTGCATCTACCCAGATGTCCCTGTTTCAAATGTCCGGATCCTACCCTAACCTCCTCAAGGTTGGGGTCCTAAAATACCTAGCCTTGGCATAGGAAGCCTGGGGCTGAGAATTCATTCTCAACAATTAACATTGGAGCTGGCCCTCCACTCTGATGCCCACTGGATACAGGTTAGGCTTCCCTTAAGGGCTGTCGTGGGGCCACCTGGTTTCACAGTCTGCCTGGACTTGGTGATCAGTTCTGTGGACTTAGTTTCTATTTCCTTCAGGCTCTCAACTGCTGCAGAGACCATTAACGCATACCCTTTCAACCAGTAACCCCTCGCAGCCGGCCACTGCTGACAATTTTAATAACTGTCCCACCTCAGCAAGCTAGAGACTATCAGTATTCTACCTACTACCGTGGGTTCTTGTCAGCCAGACTGTGAACAGTCACCCAGATTCATTCTAGAATTTGTGGAACCACGTCTGAAACCAACAGGCTTAAATTGGGTTCCTTGGAGAAAGACTCCAACGAGAAGCTACGTGAACAAGGTTTACTGGGAAGTGCTAGTGCTCGCGGGATGCACCTGTAAGGAAGTGAGGAAGGCAAGGTTGGGGAAACTGACACGCAGTGACGTTACAAGAGAGGCTTTGGCCGATCCTGTGGGGAACTTGGAAGTTGGAGTGGCCCCTTCAGGGTCGTTCCATATTGAGACAGAGAGGCCAGGTCTTTGTATCCTGCATCAACCGTCGTCGACAGGCCCTACAGGAGGgcgtgtgaccttgggtgaggctGTCTCCTGCCATGGGAGGCATTGCCATGAGGGAAGCAGCTGTGTTCAATCAGCATCTGATATTCCCAGCAGCTGGGAAATGGGTGCCTTGGTCCCAAACAGGGCATCCGGGTAGAGCATTTTACCCACGAAACCTAGTAAAGGAGTATCGTGAACAGATGTGCCCAGGACTGTGCCAGAGCCCGTGGCCCAGTGCTCGAGAACCTCATGAACTATATACGGGATTTTGTAAATGTATGTGTTTCCACCTACCGGCACATAAGCTCTAGAAGAGCGGGCAATGTACTTGCTTACCACCGCTTCTCCAGCGTCTAGAATTCGACTCCTAGTTGAATGAACCTAACTGGAGGCTTGCAATAAGAACCAGGAAGTTGCTGTGTGTTAGGCGGAATCTGGGGGTGACAAGCATCCGGAGAAAGGGAGGTGGGGCTCGGTGCGAGTGTGAAGCACACTTCTGGAGCCAAGGCAGAGCTAGGGCACTCTAACCGAGGTGGGACTCCGCATGAGGCAAGCGCAAGCATCGCACGAGTGGGTTTTCTTTCTGCAGTCTCCGGTCTTCAGCCCAGCCTCTCTGGATGCCCGTGGCGTTCTGCAAGCATCCAAATGGTTGGGAGGAAAGCTTCATGTTCCACACGAGTGACATTGTGCAATAGGGGACGGAGAGTCAGAAGGTCTGGATCTGAATTCAGACGTCTCCCTTAAGTAGCTGCGGGGCCTTGGCGAGTCCTGAGGCTCTCCAGATCaccaggggcggggcgggagcaGGTTGCTGAGGCCAAGGGCTGGCACAGGATACTTCCTCCGACCCATCGGCACAGGAGGGGGCTACTCCTGGAAGGAACGGGGATGACAGATGGAAGAGACACAGCCTGGGCAAACTCCAGGCTCCGGTCCAAGAGCCGGCCCTTGGACATTCTCCTGTTATCTCTACTATCTCTACGCTCGCTAGCCTACACACGTGCGCAGACATTGCTGTTCAGGCGCTGCGCTAATTGGTTTTAAAGTCTTTCCCTTATCATTCCCCCGCTCCCTGGCAGGCAGTGGTTGTGGTTGTGTGGCAGCGGCCAGAGACAAGGTGTCCCCACCATGTTGCATAGCCAGCCCTTGGCCGACGTCAGGGGCCGGCTCCGGATCCGCAGCCGCCTGGCCCGGCAGTGCCTGGCAGAGTTTCTGGGTGTATTTGTGCTCCTGGTAGGCCGGGTAAccggggaaggaaagaggggaggagggcgaACGTTTCTGCCTCTATCTCTTCATCCTGGTGTCTCACTTCATTCAACTATGCATCATTTCTGTCCCTGCCCTTGTCCCTTCggttccagccccccccccatctttcccTTCCCAGTCTTCACTCCTCCCCCACAGCTCctctatttcctttccctctgttgCTCCTCCCCCTTTCTTGCTGACCCCTCCTGTTACTTTGGTGACCTCTCTCTCTCGGCTGCTCCCCTTCCCAGCCTTGCTCCAGGCTTCCAGGCTCCCCATTCCTGGTCCTCCGCTCCtcatcctccctctccccaccagtTGCTCACCCAGggggctggagcccaggctgTCACCAGCGGAGAAACAAAAGGCAACTTCTTCACCATGTTTCTGGCTGGCTCTCTGGCCGTGACCATAGCCATCTACGTGGGTGGTAACGTTTCAGGTGAGGAGGGTGGGGTCTGGCcacgtgcatgtgtgagtgtgtggtgaCGGTGACTCATGGACTTGTCTCCTTGAGCTTGACTAGTGCCCTGGACCCAGATATGCCTTGGCCcgggccagcccctcccctccgtgtctctctcctccactcacctAGGCAGGGAGCTGTGGCAAGGCTTTAGGGTAAGTCTGTCTTCTTGTGTCCCCCGCCTGAAGGCCTTGGTGTCATCTGGCCCCGGGGCCTCACCTTCTTGTGCCCCAGACACGTGCTCTGCCAGTGGCCAGTGTGTCTGCCTTGAGCCCCATCACAAGACACAAACACGTAGTAGAAAGAGCGGGCAGACCCTGGGCTTTACTGTGTGAGCTCAGCAAGCTGCAGAATGTCTTAGAGCTGAGCCGCTCACCCGGTGGGGACAAGGAACATCTGCCTTGAGAGTTGTGACACAACAGCAGCGGGGCCTGGTGAGCACCAGGAGGCCACACCTAATGGATGTTGGTTTTCTCTTCCCGATCCTTGAAGGGGCCCACCTGAACCCAGCCTTCTCCCTGGCCATGTGCCTGCTGGGACGCCTCCCCTGGGCCAAGTTCCCCGTTTACTGCTTGGTGCAGCTTCTATCTGCTTTCTGTGCCTCTGGAGCCACCTATGCTGTCTACTACGGTAACAGGGTCGGGGCCGTCTGGGTGTGGCCGGGACTGCCTTGCAGTGGTTTTGAATGGACGAAGATGGAAGTCCTgagcctcccctgcctcctgcagATGCCCTACAGAACTATACAGGCGGGAACCTGACGGTGACTGGCCCCAAGGAGACAGCCTCCATCTTTGCCACCTATCCTGCCCCTTACCTGTCCCTGAACAATGGCTTCCTGGATCAGGTAGGTGTGAGGGGGAGACCTGGGAAGGCCCCAGTCTTTGCCCTTGTCCCTTGGGCTCCCAGACTATTTATTGCTCGGGCTCCAGGTGGGATATGGGGTTGAGTCTGTCTTTGTAGCACCCCCGCCCCAGTTGCCTGTGTTGGACAAAGTCAGAGGACATGAGGTGGCGGCCTAGGGTGCTTGGGAGAGAAGGGGCAGCTGGGTCATCTGACAGCTTATGGGGGCCCCTCTGCCTCTGTGGACTCCAAGGTGCTGGGCACGGGGATCCTGATCGTGGGGATCCTGGCCATCCTGGACACACGGAACAAGGGAGTGCCTGCAGGCCTGGAGCCTGTGGCTGTGGGGCTGCTGATCCTGGCCATCGGGCTATCCCTGGGTGCCAACTGTGGGTTCCCTCTCAACCCTGCCCGGGACCTGGGCCCACGGCTTTTCACCTACGTGGCTGGCTGGGGCCCTGAAGTCTTCAGGTGAGAGACAGCCTCGCCCCTCCCCTGACACCTCTGAGTCTGGGTCCCcagctctctcctcttccctagTCCTCGCGGACTCAGGACAATGCCCCGCATCTAAGTcctgcttctccttttctccctcaccccttcttctctcctccaccctTTCCCCGGAAGCAGTAGAGGCTGTGTTCTCAGGCACGTCTGTCCTGTTACCTTTTGGCATTGTGACCGCATCACAAGATGGGTATATTCAGATAATTCCCTGAGGCAAGAGGCTGGACCAAGCTCTCCTGGGGTCTCCTCTCTAACCGCTGTGCTTTGTTGCCAAACACAACTGGCACCCATCCCCCCTGGGGCTGCTTTAGGGAGGTTCTCTTGTTACCGCCCCTGGTCCTTCAGGGAGAGGCTAGAGGACTCCCCCTGAAGCCTTCCTTATGTCCCTCTCTTGCAGCGCTGGTAATGGCTGGTGGTGGGTGCCTGTGGTGGCCCCTCTGGTGGGGGCGACTCTTGGCACAGCCACATACCAGCTGCTGGTGGCTCTCCACCACCCCGAGGAGAAGCCAGA includes:
- the AQP10 gene encoding aquaporin-10 isoform X2 produces the protein MLHSQPLADVRGRLRIRSRLARQCLAEFLGVFVLLVGRVTGEGKRGGGRTFLPLSLHPGVSLHSTMHHFCPCPCPFGSSPPPIFPFPVFTPPPQLLYFLSLCCSSPFLADPSCYFGDLSLSAAPLPSLAPGFQAPHSWSSAPHPPSPHQLLTQGAGAQAVTSGETKGNFFTMFLAGSLAVTIAIYVGGNVSGAHLNPAFSLAMCLLGRLPWAKFPVYCLVQLLSAFCASGATYAVYYDALQNYTGGNLTVTGPKETASIFATYPAPYLSLNNGFLDQVLGTGILIVGILAILDTRNKGVPAGLEPVAVGLLILAIGLSLGANCGFPLNPARDLGPRLFTYVAGWGPEVFSAGNGWWWVPVVAPLVGATLGTATYQLLVALHHPEEKPEPFQDLEFAQHTA
- the HAX1 gene encoding HCLS1-associated protein X-1 isoform X1 yields the protein MSLFDLFRGFFGLSPPRSHRDPFFGGMTRDEDEDDEEEEEEGATWGRGSSRFEGPQPPEEFGFGFSFSPGGGMRFHENFGFDDLIQDFNNIFSEMGAWTLPSRPPELPGPGPGPESEIPGERRQEGQTLRDSMLKYPDSHQPRIFGGGLESDARRESPKPAPDWGSQRPFGLFDDLWPMPPHSRAREDNDLDSQVSQEGLGPVLQPQPKSYFKSVSVTKITKPDGTVEERRTVVDSEGRTETTVTHQEADGGPRDVCPCVSLSSFQNHQHLQPWMTPIPSWICS
- the AQP10 gene encoding aquaporin-10 isoform X4 produces the protein MVGRKASCSTRVTLCNRGRRVRRQWLWLCGSGQRQGVPTMLHSQPLADVRGRLRIRSRLARQCLAEFLGVFVLLVGRVTGEGKRGGGRTFLPLSLHPGVSLHSTMHHFCPCPCPFGSSPPPIFPFPVFTPPPQLLYFLSLCCSSPFLADPSCYFGDLSLSAAPLPSLAPGFQAPHSWSSAPHPPSPHQLLTQGAGAQAVTSGETKGNFFTMFLAGSLAVTIAIYVGGNVSGAHLNPAFSLAMCLLGRLPWAKFPVYCLVQLLSAFCASGATYAVYYDALQNYTGGNLTVTGPKETASIFATYPAPYLSLNNGFLDQRW
- the AQP10 gene encoding aquaporin-10 isoform X3 yields the protein MVGRKASCSTRVTLCNRGRRVRRQWLWLCGSGQRQGVPTMLHSQPLADVRGRLRIRSRLARQCLAEFLGVFVLLLLTQGAGAQAVTSGETKGNFFTMFLAGSLAVTIAIYVGGNVSGAHLNPAFSLAMCLLGRLPWAKFPVYCLVQLLSAFCASGATYAVYYDALQNYTGGNLTVTGPKETASIFATYPAPYLSLNNGFLDQVLGTGILIVGILAILDTRNKGVPAGLEPVAVGLLILAIGLSLGANCGFPLNPARDLGPRLFTYVAGWGPEVFSAGNGWWWVPVVAPLVGATLGTATYQLLVALHHPEEKPEPFQDLEFAQHTA
- the HAX1 gene encoding HCLS1-associated protein X-1 isoform X2 → MSLFDLFRGFFGLSPPRSHRDPFFGGMTRDEDEDDEEEEEEGATWGRGSSRFEGPQPPEEFGFGFSFSPGGGMRFHENFGFDDLIQDFNNIFSEMGAWTLPSRPPELPGPGPGPESEIPGERRQEGQTLRDSMLKYPDSHQPRIFGGGLESDARRESPKPAPDWGSQRPFGLFDDLWPMPPHSRAREDNDLDSQVSQEGLGPVLQPQPKSYFKSVSVTKITKPDGTVEERRTVVDSEGRTETTVTHQEADGGPRDVPESPAPPALDDTYSILDLFLGRWFRPR
- the AQP10 gene encoding aquaporin-10 isoform X1; the encoded protein is MVGRKASCSTRVTLCNRGRRVRRQWLWLCGSGQRQGVPTMLHSQPLADVRGRLRIRSRLARQCLAEFLGVFVLLVGRVTGEGKRGGGRTFLPLSLHPGVSLHSTMHHFCPCPCPFGSSPPPIFPFPVFTPPPQLLYFLSLCCSSPFLADPSCYFGDLSLSAAPLPSLAPGFQAPHSWSSAPHPPSPHQLLTQGAGAQAVTSGETKGNFFTMFLAGSLAVTIAIYVGGNVSGAHLNPAFSLAMCLLGRLPWAKFPVYCLVQLLSAFCASGATYAVYYDALQNYTGGNLTVTGPKETASIFATYPAPYLSLNNGFLDQVLGTGILIVGILAILDTRNKGVPAGLEPVAVGLLILAIGLSLGANCGFPLNPARDLGPRLFTYVAGWGPEVFSAGNGWWWVPVVAPLVGATLGTATYQLLVALHHPEEKPEPFQDLEFAQHTA